The following coding sequences lie in one Gadus morhua chromosome 20, gadMor3.0, whole genome shotgun sequence genomic window:
- the LOC115532977 gene encoding granzyme B(G,H) isoform X2 codes for MVFRILLILCLGCLSGASDSGIVEGTESKPHSRPYMVSLEQEGQHHCGGALVRKDFVLTSAHCNKLGLTAVLGAHNIKKEEKSQQRIQVARYHVHPNYKDGLFGFDVMLLKLKTNSILNKYVKPIGLPKKDKRILANIKCSVAGWGMRFPSTAASDVLRETAVKTRFVNECKNIWLDSFNSSQMICTHSSGKKGGICQGDSGGPLICGRDAQGIAAYTHRVKCDDPTYPHVFMKIPSFVQWIKEVMKKRD; via the exons ATGGTGTTCAGAATTCTGCTAATACTTTGCCTGGGCTGCCTCTCAG GTGCTTCTGACAGTGGCATAGTGGAAGGTACTGAGTCCAAGCCGCACTCCAGACCATACATGGTATCGTTGGAGCAGGAAGGACAACATCACTGTGGGGGAGCACTTGTCCGGAAGGACTTTGTGCTCACCTCAGCACATTGCAA CAAATTGGGTCTGACTGCTGTGCTCGGAGCCCACAACATTAAAAAGGAGGAGAAAAGTCAACAAAGGATCCAAGTGGCTAGGTACCACGTGCATCCAAATTATAAGGATGGACTCTTTGGCTTCGACGTCATGCTTCTCAAG TTAAAGACAAACAGCATACTGAATAAGTATGTTAAGCCCATTGGACTACCCAAAAAAGATAAAAGAATCCTTGCCAACATCAAGTGCTCTGTAGCTGGCTGGGGCATGCGTTTCCCCAGTACAGCAGCCTCGGATGTCCTGAGGGAGACCGCAGTGAAGACGCGATTCGTCAATGAGTGCAAGAATATTTGGCTTGATTCCTTCAACTCCAGCCAAATGATATGCACCCATTCTTCAGGCAAGAAGGGGGGAATCTGTCAG GGTGATTCCGGTGGCCCATTGATATGCGGAAGAGATGCTCAGGGCATAGCTGCTTACACTCATCGGGTTAAATGTGACGACCCCACGTATCCACATGTCTTCATGAAGATCCCATCCTTTGTGCAGTGGATTAAGGAGGTGATGAAAAAGAGGGACTAG
- the LOC115532978 gene encoding mast cell protease 1A-like codes for MVFRILLILCLGCLSGASDSGIVEGTESKPHSRPYMVSLQQQEGKHHCGGALVRKDFVLTSAHCNKLGLTAVLGAHNITKEEKSQQRIQVARYHVHPNYKDGLFGFDVMLLKLKTNSILNKYVKPIGLPKKDKRILANIKCSVAGWGMRLPSTAASDVLRETAVKTRFVHECQYIWPGYFNSSQIICTHSSGKKGGICQGDSGGPLICGRDAQGIAAYTWPGKCDDPKYPHIFMKIPSFVQWIKEVMKKRD; via the exons ATGGTGTTCAGAATTCTGCTAATACTTTGCCTGGGCTGCCTCTCAG GTGCTTCTGACAGTGGCATAGTGGAAGGTACTGAGTCCAAGCCGCACTCCAGACCATACATGGTATCGTTGCAGCAGCAGGAAGGAAAACATCACTGTGGGGGAGCACTTGTCCGGAAGGACTTTGTGCTCACCTCAGCACATTGCAA CAAATTGGGTCTGACTGCTGTGCTCGGAGCCCACAACATTACAAAGGAGGAGAAAAGTCAACAAAGGATCCAAGTGGCTAGGTACCACGTGCATCCAAATTATAAGGATGGACTCTTTGGCTTCGACGTCATGCTTCTCAAG TTAAAGACGAACAGCATACTGAATAAGTATGTTAAGCCCATTGGACTACCCAAAAAAGATAAAAGAATCCTTGCCAACATCAAGTGCTCTGTAGCTGGCTGGGGCATGCGTTTGCCCAGTACAGCAGCCTCGGATGTCCTGAGGGAGACCGCAGTGAAGACGCGATTCGTCCATGAGTGCCAGTATATTTGGCCTGGTTACTTCAACTCCAGCCAAATAATCTGCACCCATTCTTCAGGCAAGAAGGGGGGAATCTGTCAG GGTGATTCCGGTGGCCCATTGATATGCGGCAGAGATGCTCAGGGCATAGCTGCTTACACTTGGCCGGGTAAATGTGACGACCCAAAGTATCCACATATCTTCATGAAGATCCCATCCTTTGTGCAGTGGATTAAggaggtcatgaaaaaaagggACTAG
- the LOC115532976 gene encoding granzyme B encodes MSCCGFILRRRFGWRSQRIEEQEVLYYITAMLFKILLLLCLGCFSGASGSGIVEGTESKPHSRPYMVSLQQEGLHLCGGALVRKDFVLTSAHCNDSKFGLTAVLGAHNITKEEKSQQRIQVARYHVHPNYKDGLFGFDVMLLKLKTNSILNKYVKPIGLPKKDKRILANIKCSVAGWGMRLPSTAASDVLRETAVKTRFVHECQYIWPGYFNSSQIICTHSSGKKGGICQGDSGGPLICGRDAQGIAAYTWPGKCDDPKYPHIFMKIPSFVQWIKEVMKKRD; translated from the exons ATGTCATGTTGTGGTTTTATTTTGAGGCGGCGCTTTGGTTGGCGGAGTCAAAGAATAGAAGAACAAGAAGTGTTATACTACATCACTGCCATGCTGTTTAAAATTCTGCTACTACTTTGCCTGGGCTGCTTTTCAG GTGCTTCTGGCAGTGGCATAGTGGAAGGTACTGAGTCCAAGCCGCACTCCAGGCCATACATGGTATCGTTGCAGCAGGAAGGACTACATCTCTGTGGGGGAGCACTTGTCCGGAAGGACTTTGTGCTCACCTCAGCACATTGCAA CGACAGCAAATTTGGTCTGACTGCTGTGCTCGGAGCCCACAACATTACAAAGGAGGAGAAAAGTCAACAAAGGATCCAAGTGGCTAGGTACCACGTGCATCCAAATTACAAGGATGGACTCTTTGGCTTCGACGTCATGCTTCTCAAG TTAAAGACGAACAGCATACTGAATAAGTATGTTAAGCCCATTGGACTACCCAAAAAAGATAAAAGAATCCTTGCCAACATCAAGTGCTCTGTAGCTGGCTGGGGCATGCGTTTGCCCAGTACAGCAGCCTCGGATGTCCTGAGGGAGACCGCAGTGAAGACGCGATTCGTCCATGAGTGCCAGTATATTTGGCCTGGTTACTTCAACTCCAGCCAAATAATCTGCACCCATTCTTCAGGCAAGAAGGGGGGAATCTGTCAG GGTGATTCCGGTGGCCCATTGATATGCGGCAGAGATGCTCAGGGCATAGCTGCTTACACTTGGCCGGGTAAATGTGACGACCCAAAGTATCCACATATCTTCATGAAGATCCCATCCTTTGTGCAGTGGATTAAggaggtcatgaaaaaaagggACTAG
- the LOC115532977 gene encoding granzyme B(G,H) isoform X1 gives MVFRILLILCLGCLSGASDSGIVEGTESKPHSRPYMVSLEQEGQHHCGGALVRKDFVLTSAHCNNSKLGLTAVLGAHNIKKEEKSQQRIQVARYHVHPNYKDGLFGFDVMLLKLKTNSILNKYVKPIGLPKKDKRILANIKCSVAGWGMRFPSTAASDVLRETAVKTRFVNECKNIWLDSFNSSQMICTHSSGKKGGICQGDSGGPLICGRDAQGIAAYTHRVKCDDPTYPHVFMKIPSFVQWIKEVMKKRD, from the exons ATGGTGTTCAGAATTCTGCTAATACTTTGCCTGGGCTGCCTCTCAG GTGCTTCTGACAGTGGCATAGTGGAAGGTACTGAGTCCAAGCCGCACTCCAGACCATACATGGTATCGTTGGAGCAGGAAGGACAACATCACTGTGGGGGAGCACTTGTCCGGAAGGACTTTGTGCTCACCTCAGCACATTGCAA CAACAGCAAATTGGGTCTGACTGCTGTGCTCGGAGCCCACAACATTAAAAAGGAGGAGAAAAGTCAACAAAGGATCCAAGTGGCTAGGTACCACGTGCATCCAAATTATAAGGATGGACTCTTTGGCTTCGACGTCATGCTTCTCAAG TTAAAGACAAACAGCATACTGAATAAGTATGTTAAGCCCATTGGACTACCCAAAAAAGATAAAAGAATCCTTGCCAACATCAAGTGCTCTGTAGCTGGCTGGGGCATGCGTTTCCCCAGTACAGCAGCCTCGGATGTCCTGAGGGAGACCGCAGTGAAGACGCGATTCGTCAATGAGTGCAAGAATATTTGGCTTGATTCCTTCAACTCCAGCCAAATGATATGCACCCATTCTTCAGGCAAGAAGGGGGGAATCTGTCAG GGTGATTCCGGTGGCCCATTGATATGCGGAAGAGATGCTCAGGGCATAGCTGCTTACACTCATCGGGTTAAATGTGACGACCCCACGTATCCACATGTCTTCATGAAGATCCCATCCTTTGTGCAGTGGATTAAGGAGGTGATGAAAAAGAGGGACTAG
- the LOC115532929 gene encoding UDP-glucuronosyltransferase, with the protein MAGGVRSAKLGFLAWLCFSTLGATLGAKVLVVPVDGSHWLSMKLLVKELIVRGHDVVLLEPETTALGKGLVGCRNEIYPVSYTKEELGNVLKQLQENVFIKLPKITDAYVNVQRLIDYTSIHVKGCENLLYNQEVMGRLRLEGFDVVLTDPFLPCGSILAETLSVPVVYFLRGLPCGLDEIGTQCPSPPSYVPRFYSGHSDTMTFPQRVKNMVMYGIESVSCRIMYASFDELASRYLEKDISYKDLVRRGAIWLLRYDFAFLFPKPMMPNMVLIGGINCAKPSPLSAHLEEFVDGSGDDGFIVFTLGSMVDKMPADMTIAFLDAFKKIPQRVVWRHTGILPEDVPENVKIMKWLPQNDLLAHPKAKLFLTHGGSHGIYEGICHGVPMVMMPLFGDQPDNVDYMVARGVAVVIDVFDVTTEKVLEAINKVVNDTSYKEKMVNLMSVHQDHAVKPLDLAVFWTEFVVRHQGADHLRPAAHNLNWIQYHSLDTLCLLAAIVMTIAFLGLKCCCFCGRKCCVRVAKKKKVL; encoded by the exons ATGGCCGGCGGGGTAAGGAGTGCAAAGCTGGGGTTTCTAGCATGGCTGTGTTTCTCCACACTGGGAGCAACCCTTGGGGCGAAAGTACTGGTGGTGCCCGTGGATGGGAGCCACTGGCTCAGCATGAAACTCCTGGTGAAGGAGCTTATCGTCCGGGGCCACGACGTGGTTCTCCTGGAGCCCGAGACCACTGCGTTGGGCAAGGGATTGGTCGGCTGCAGGAAtgagatctacccggtttcctACACGAAGGAGGAATTGGGAAATGTTTTAAAACAACTCCAAGAGAACGTCTTCATCAAGCTGCCCAAGATCACCGACGCGTATGTCAATGTGCAGAGATTGATCGACTACACCTCCATCCACGTGAAGGGGTGCGAGAATCTGCTGTACAACCAGGAGGTGATGGGCCGTCTGCGCCTGGAGGGATTCGACGTCGTGCTCACGGACCCGTTCCTGCCTTGCGGCTCTATCCTAGCCGAGACTCTTTCCGTCCCAGTCGTGTATTTTCTGCGTGGACTCCCGTGTGGTTTGGACGAGATTGGCACGCAGTGTCCCTCGCCTCCTTCCTACGTCCCGCGCTTCTATTCCGGTCACTCGGACACCATGACCTTTCCTCAGAGGGTTAAAAACATGGTCATGTATGGGATTGAGTCTGTGAGCTGCCGCATCATGTATGCCAGCTTTGATGAGCTGGCCAGCAGGTATTTGGAAAAGGACATCAGCTATAAGGACCTCGTCCGCCGCGGTGCCATCTGGCTGCTCCGATATGACTTTGCTTTCCTCTTTCCAAAACCCATGATGCCCAACATGGTTCTTATTGGAGGCATCAACTGCGCGAAGCCATCTCCTCTGTCAGCG CACTTGGAGGAGTTTGTAGATGGATCCGGTGATGACGGTTTCATTGTTTTCACGCTAGGCTCCATGGTGGACAAAATGCCTGCAGATATGACAATAGCATTCTTAGATGCCTTCAAGAAAATTCCTCAACGG GTGGTTTGGAGGCATACTGGTATTTTACCAGAAGACGTGCCAGAGAATGTAAAAATAATGAAGTGGCTACCTCAAAATGATCTCCTAG CTCATCCCAAGGCTAAACTCTTCCTCACTCATGGAGGCTCACATGGCATCTATGAGGGCATCTGCCACGGCGTTCCCATGGTGATGATGCCATTGTTTGGGGACCAGCCGGACAACGTTGATTACATGGTGGCCCGTGGAGTGGCAGTCGTGATCGACGTGTTTGACGTTACCACCGAAAAAGTGCTGGAGGCCATTAACAAAGTCGTCAATGATACAAG CTACAAAGAGAAGATGGTGAATCTCATGTCAGTGCATCAGGACCATGCCGTAAAGCCCCTGGACCTGGCCGTGTTCTGGACCGAGTTCGTCGTAAGACACCAGGGCGCCGATCACCTTCGGCCCGCAGCCCACAACCTCAACTGGATTCAGTATCATAGCCTGGACACTCTCTGCTTACTGGCTGCTATTGTCATGACTATCGCCTTCCTCGGGCTCAAATGTTGCTGTTTCTGCGGCCGCAAGTGTTGCGTGCGAGTggcaaagaagaagaaggtgtTGTAG